TTCCGTAGGCTTTGCCACCGGATAATATCAGAGTTGGCGCTTGAGAGGGGGCGCCATGAAGAAGAGCTTGTGATTCCTacgaagggagaaaaaaaagtttaacaaAAGTTTTGTGCATGAAACTATTTGTATAGTAGTAGTATAACACGTAAAGTCAAACAGATTGAACGCTACGTTACCTCAATAGTTTTCTTACAGTTGGGTTTGAATTCGATTTCAGCCGCCAATGCCAAAGACGATGGTGAACTGAGCAGCGTGCGACCAACTGATATTTTTAGTCGAAAATCCCAATTGGATTTGACAGTCAAAAGCAGCCAGAGGGCCACCCACAAAAAGGCATGCACGATGGAGGCAGTCACTATgcgaaacgagaaaaagattAGTTAaaaacgtttattttttaaatatgttgaagtcttgttttgttttcttaccgGCCACTAGTAGAACAGGCTGAGGATTCAATTTATACAGCTTGCTAAAGTCATGCAGAAGAGGGGCCGCACTTGCTGCAACAGCCAAGAGAGTAGCTAATGCCGCCAACTAAATAGTTaggcacgaaaaaaaatcgataagaACATTTGAAGAAGAATGCTTGGCGTAATGTGTGGCGATGAAACTCACGTGAGGGTAGAAACTCCACAAATAGGAGCGGGCCGAGGGTAGCTCACGTATGTACTTTTTCCTACTTTTCGTCAGGAAAAGCGCTAGTTTGTTGAGGGCATACATGTTAAGAGGCGAGCAGCCGAGAACTAGGGTGCAGGACAATAGCATGAGCAACATGACAGTGATGGGTGGATCGAGAAGTAAATAGTCAGACATCGACCCACCGGCAGCCGAGATGGCTGCAGGTACCCCCGTTAATGCAACCCTACATCGCACAATGAAAGAATCGTTAGTTGGCTGAGTAGGGTTTCAAGCAACGTCTAAATCACCTACTTGTACAGAACCGAAGCTCCACAAAATGCAAGAAGAGCGTGAATGCCGTTTGCAATGAGTTGGAGAGAGACGAGGAAAGCGAGGCATTTATTTGCTCCCCAGAAGACGTCGCTGCAGCGAACGGCAAACACCAACAAAGCAAACATGTAGCTGACGAATTCGGGACTGGGATAAGGGGTCTGTTCAACGAGACGATTTGCGGAAATAAAAGATCCCTTTTCCGGCCAAAGTGAATTGCCCAAAAATGCCAAGTCCAAGTCGCTACTCCAAATCTGATCTGTTTGAGTGAAACACAAAAACCGTTAGCGTATGCTTTCACtaaagattgaaaaaaaaaactcgtacCACGATTGATTAACTGATCTTTAATCATCCGAGCTTCCAAAACCACTTTAGCAACCAGGCTGCACAGCGCAGCAACGGCATGCAATGACGGCCCAACAGGCGGACAATGCCTCCATGCGGCTCCGCAAGCGGAGCCGCTCCTCACGAGCGGGTCACGAACCCTTGAACGTGGGATATCAAGATCCATTTCCAAATCGATTTGTCTTCCTAGGCGATACCCGTCATTGGCCAGGTTTCCTG
The window above is part of the Daphnia carinata strain CSIRO-1 chromosome 7, CSIRO_AGI_Dcar_HiC_V3, whole genome shotgun sequence genome. Proteins encoded here:
- the LOC130701879 gene encoding uncharacterized protein LOC130701879; the protein is MTGAQSETRPLPLSTRSSKRCCCLSFNSLPSVWYGIAITTFHAYIVLQNSKLFIEYMDSKFSTAISTWETNLYISLQATALLLLPFLAFASIFKLGNLANDGYRLGRQIDLEMDLDIPRSRVRDPLVRSGSACGAAWRHCPPVGPSLHAVAALCSLVAKVVLEARMIKDQLINRDQIWSSDLDLAFLGNSLWPEKGSFISANRLVEQTPYPSPEFVSYMFALLVFAVRCSDVFWGANKCLAFLVSLQLIANGIHALLAFCGASVLYKVALTGVPAAISAAGGSMSDYLLLDPPITVMLLMLLSCTLVLGCSPLNMYALNKLALFLTKSRKKYIRELPSARSYLWSFYPHLAALATLLAVAASAAPLLHDFSKLYKLNPQPVLLVAVTASIVHAFLWVALWLLLTVKSNWDFRLKISVGRTLLSSPSSLALAAEIEFKPNCKKTIEESQALLHGAPSQAPTLILSGGKAYGILDPDTQRKIQHLVAPPLENQQKMSDNRNQVYWLRGGCNASPSSEIDSPTTPTLPEPLSGGSSASIADASSHKIHSPRRSEVAINTAAELPSSAVNRPSSDYSMVVPSNANTVMSPSLARPVRKPFMRIPSTEEDGDYATLRDLPLVTLPEETEPVDLHEMSSSSDSSGVDSGFSCSSKRQNILPIQSHGPRLAMPNRDLCNPYGYVKPKMTTFTSLPMTSNGSVQLRTTAPCSPFNSLPLTHMQRTQPIQSHETSAEERRPAIQACLFAGHGLESNQRP